A genome region from Panacibacter microcysteis includes the following:
- a CDS encoding T9SS type A sorting domain-containing protein: MRTFYLIPGLLSALCLTYNGQSVAQKSKAFAITGSTKGDISWNAVRQIDLTTGAELKSIYSLKDKPATLDALSGARTASGAPTESLVAATAYDAKTNRLFFTPMHSNELRYFDLNKGTSAVYYVRNTPLKSFEERSEADVVTRMCFGADGYGYALTNDASHLIRFTSGNKITISDLGAIKDGADNDGISIRNFCTSWGGDMIADAMGNLYVISMKRNVFRINPQTMVADYMGAIDNMPADYTINGAAVDDKGKVVVSSASRTDNYYSVDLSTLKATAFAKQGEDVYNASDLASGHLAYESISEVKANPAVNVSGNSAVSIFPNPVITRSFQVSFDKVATGTQTLQLSTVTGNAVLTKVINVNAKSTTQIALPASVNSGIYLVKVSDANGKVTYSGKIVVY; this comes from the coding sequence ATGAGAACGTTTTACCTAATCCCAGGCCTGCTAAGTGCTTTATGTCTAACCTATAACGGCCAAAGTGTTGCCCAAAAATCAAAAGCATTTGCAATTACCGGTTCTACAAAAGGAGATATTTCCTGGAACGCTGTAAGGCAGATTGATTTAACAACCGGCGCTGAATTAAAAAGCATTTACTCGCTAAAGGATAAACCCGCAACATTGGATGCATTAAGTGGTGCCCGTACCGCATCAGGTGCTCCTACCGAAAGCCTTGTGGCTGCAACAGCTTATGACGCAAAAACAAACCGTTTGTTTTTTACGCCGATGCACAGTAACGAGTTAAGGTATTTTGACCTTAATAAAGGCACAAGCGCTGTTTATTACGTGCGTAATACCCCTTTAAAATCTTTTGAAGAAAGAAGCGAAGCCGATGTAGTAACAAGAATGTGTTTTGGCGCTGATGGTTATGGCTATGCACTAACCAATGATGCAAGCCACCTTATCCGTTTTACGTCCGGCAATAAAATTACTATCTCAGATCTTGGTGCAATAAAAGATGGTGCAGACAACGATGGTATTTCTATCCGTAACTTCTGCACAAGCTGGGGTGGAGATATGATTGCAGATGCAATGGGAAACCTGTATGTGATCAGCATGAAAAGAAACGTGTTCAGGATTAACCCACAAACAATGGTGGCCGATTATATGGGCGCAATCGATAACATGCCTGCTGATTATACCATTAACGGCGCCGCTGTAGATGATAAAGGCAAAGTGGTTGTAAGCAGTGCCTCCAGAACAGATAACTATTACAGCGTAGATCTTTCTACCTTAAAAGCTACAGCGTTCGCAAAACAAGGCGAAGATGTTTATAACGCATCTGACCTTGCAAGTGGTCACCTGGCTTACGAGAGTATTTCTGAAGTAAAAGCAAATCCTGCTGTAAATGTTTCCGGCAACAGTGCTGTAAGCATATTTCCCAACCCTGTTATAACCAGGAGTTTCCAGGTTTCATTTGATAAGGTTGCTACAGGCACGCAAACACTTCAGTTATCAACTGTAACGGGTAACGCTGTACTTACAAAAGTGATCAACGTAAATGCCAAATCAACTACACAAATTGCACTTCCTGCCTCTGTAAACAGTGGTATTTACCTTGTAAAAGTTAGCGATGCTAACGGAAAAGTTACCTACTCAGGTAAGATCGTAGTTTATTAG
- the rlmB gene encoding 23S rRNA (guanosine(2251)-2'-O)-methyltransferase RlmB has protein sequence MFQSKKNIIAGRNPVTEALKSGQTIDKILMYKNASGDVIQEIRKLAKDLNIPVQYVPNEKLNGLTNVQHQGVVAYKTSVVYQDLQQVIDHTNDKGETILFVMLDGVTDVRNIGAIARSAVCCGAQAIIIPDKGVGALNEDAVKSSAGAMERINICRVNSLLKAVDTLHLNGVKVFTSEMKAGIKLHELGLTEPCCIIMGNEEKGVQQYMSKAADAHFTIPMKEGFDSLNVSVATGIILYEALKQRMLKA, from the coding sequence ATGTTTCAATCGAAGAAAAATATTATTGCAGGCCGTAACCCTGTTACAGAAGCACTTAAAAGCGGGCAAACAATCGATAAGATACTGATGTACAAAAACGCGTCAGGAGACGTAATACAGGAAATAAGAAAACTTGCAAAAGATCTGAATATACCTGTACAATATGTACCCAACGAAAAACTAAACGGTTTAACGAATGTACAGCACCAGGGTGTGGTAGCTTATAAAACAAGCGTGGTCTACCAGGATCTGCAGCAGGTAATTGATCACACAAATGATAAAGGTGAAACAATACTTTTTGTAATGCTGGATGGTGTAACCGATGTAAGGAACATAGGCGCCATAGCGCGAAGTGCGGTTTGCTGCGGCGCACAGGCGATTATTATTCCCGACAAAGGAGTGGGAGCATTAAATGAAGATGCTGTAAAAAGCAGTGCCGGTGCAATGGAACGTATCAATATATGCAGGGTAAATAGTTTATTAAAAGCGGTAGATACATTGCACCTGAATGGCGTGAAAGTATTTACGAGCGAAATGAAAGCTGGCATTAAACTGCATGAGCTTGGTCTTACGGAACCATGTTGTATCATTATGGGTAACGAAGAAAAAGGCGTGCAGCAATACATGAGCAAAGCGGCCGATGCTCATTTCACCATACCAATGAAAGAAGGTTTCGATTCGTTAAATGTTTCTGTTGCAACAGGTATAATATTATATGAAGCGTTGAAACAGAGAATGCTCAAAGCATAA
- a CDS encoding hydroxymethylglutaryl-CoA lyase — protein MPELQTIQLVECPRDAMQGWHSFIPTPVKTSYLNALLKAGFHTLDFGSFVSPKAIPQMADTKQVLTALDLRDTQTKLLAIIANRRGAEQAVGYDEITYLGFPFSVSPTFQQRNTNSTQEESLGTVADIQELCIKNKKQLVIYLSMGFGNPYGDVYSEEILLQWADKIAALDITIISLADTVGLATPEQISNALAALVPGYKTVEFGVHLHSSAANVHQKLQAAIASGCRRFDGALKGIGGCPMAQDDLIGNMPTETMISYFEAQGLKLHINRQALQHCIQLANEIFI, from the coding sequence ATGCCGGAATTACAAACAATACAACTGGTGGAATGCCCGAGAGATGCCATGCAGGGCTGGCACAGTTTTATACCAACACCTGTTAAGACCAGTTATCTGAATGCCTTACTTAAAGCAGGATTTCATACACTTGATTTCGGCAGTTTTGTATCCCCTAAAGCCATACCGCAAATGGCAGATACAAAGCAGGTGTTAACAGCGCTTGATTTACGTGATACTCAAACAAAATTGCTGGCCATCATAGCCAACAGGCGTGGTGCTGAACAGGCTGTTGGCTATGATGAAATAACATACCTCGGATTTCCTTTTTCCGTATCACCAACTTTTCAGCAGCGCAACACAAACAGCACCCAGGAAGAAAGCCTGGGCACGGTTGCAGACATACAGGAATTATGCATAAAAAATAAAAAGCAACTGGTTATCTACCTCAGCATGGGTTTTGGAAACCCCTATGGCGATGTTTACAGCGAAGAAATCCTGTTGCAATGGGCAGATAAAATAGCTGCGCTTGATATTACCATTATTTCGCTGGCAGATACGGTAGGGCTGGCAACCCCTGAGCAAATATCCAATGCTTTGGCAGCACTTGTACCCGGTTATAAAACCGTAGAATTTGGTGTGCATTTACACTCATCTGCCGCCAATGTGCACCAGAAGTTACAAGCCGCAATCGCATCAGGTTGCAGGCGTTTTGATGGGGCACTAAAAGGTATAGGTGGCTGCCCCATGGCGCAGGATGATCTTATTGGCAACATGCCTACGGAAACAATGATCAGCTATTTTGAAGCGCAGGGTTTAAAGTTGCACATCAACCGCCAGGCTCTGCAACATTGTATACAGCTGGCAAATGAAATATTTATTTAA
- a CDS encoding GSCFA domain-containing protein — MKLLTDINIKALQPFITYHDKLLLTGSCFTEHIGNYLADVKFSILQNPHGILFDPLSVCSSLISYIQNRRYTADDLFYLNEAWHSWQHHSRFSHPDKDVCLQMINESQAKAHTFLKQADWLIVTLGSSFSYKLADGLMPVANCHKAPAQTFKKHLCTIEETVTALDGTIHQLFHFNKQLKIIFTISPVRHLRDGVVENNRSKARLIEAVHHLADKFDRLYYFPAYELVIDVLRDYRFFDIDLAHPNYAATQFVLEKFAAHCFDETTRTLSEDIKKLVIAANHKPFNPQSQQHKSFLQNQLQKTMQLQQEHPYLNFSRELHFFGG, encoded by the coding sequence ATGAAGCTACTTACCGACATCAATATAAAAGCGTTACAACCTTTTATTACATACCATGATAAATTATTACTCACCGGTTCCTGCTTTACCGAGCATATCGGAAATTATCTTGCCGATGTAAAATTCAGCATACTGCAAAACCCTCATGGTATTTTGTTCGATCCACTTAGTGTGTGCAGCAGTCTCATTTCGTACATACAGAACCGCCGGTACACCGCAGATGACCTCTTTTACCTCAATGAAGCATGGCATAGCTGGCAGCACCACAGCAGGTTTTCGCACCCCGATAAAGACGTGTGTTTGCAAATGATCAACGAATCACAGGCAAAAGCGCATACGTTCTTAAAACAGGCAGACTGGCTTATCGTTACACTAGGCTCATCTTTTAGTTATAAGCTGGCAGATGGTTTGATGCCTGTTGCCAACTGTCATAAAGCGCCAGCGCAAACTTTTAAAAAACACCTTTGTACCATAGAAGAAACCGTTACAGCATTGGATGGTACCATTCACCAGTTATTTCATTTTAATAAGCAACTCAAAATCATTTTTACCATCAGCCCCGTGCGTCATCTGCGGGATGGTGTGGTAGAAAACAACCGCAGTAAGGCAAGACTTATAGAAGCGGTTCATCACCTGGCAGATAAGTTTGACAGGCTATATTATTTCCCCGCATACGAGCTCGTAATCGATGTATTAAGAGATTACCGTTTTTTCGATATCGATCTTGCACACCCTAACTATGCAGCCACACAGTTTGTGCTCGAGAAATTTGCAGCGCATTGTTTTGATGAAACAACACGCACGCTGTCAGAAGACATAAAAAAACTCGTTATAGCCGCCAACCACAAACCTTTCAATCCACAGTCGCAGCAGCACAAGAGCTTCCTGCAAAACCAGCTACAGAAAACCATGCAATTACAGCAGGAGCACCCTTACCTCAATTTTTCCAGGGAACTGCATTTTTTTGGCGGTTAA
- a CDS encoding ThuA domain-containing protein has protein sequence MKRIIAACCVVIVAILFNGCASESGPAILVFTKTKGYHHESIPAGVAAIQKLGKENGFGVDTTSDATVFNDDDLKKYRAIVFLSTTGNLLNADQQVAFQRYIEAGGGFMGIHAAADAEYSWGWYNKLVGAYFKSHPSDPNVRKATIVVQDTTQAATKGLPEKWERTDEWYNYKNISADLTVLATLDEDSYEGGENGRNHPIAWYHAYDGGRAFYTGGGHTTESYSEPLFLQHIAGGIKYAMGADTAKLDYAKAYAIKAPEENRFTKTVLTNDLNEPMEIAVLKSGVVYIVERSGNFFAYKPADNTTKLIHTFKVLPDTKEAFGNGVLGMTIDPDFDTNKFVYIFYSPDSLPAHQNISRFTMIKEDSIDLASEKVIIQVPIDLEVSAHTGGSLAWDKNKNLFISTGDNTVPFESNGYAPLDERKGRIIYDAQRSAGNTNDLRGKVLRIHPEANGSYTVPDGNLFAKGTAGTRPEIYTMGCRNPYRISVNQETSTVYWGEVGPDAGEDSKTDPRGYDEINQAKKPGNYGWPYFVGDSKPYHDSDFATQAIGELFDVNGAANNSPNNTGLKKLPAATKAMIWYPYGLSTEFPDLGEGGRTAIAGQFYHYNKQQAKKNGIPDYYDNCLFIMDWMRNWIFAVRFDENENYKRMEPFMPLTGDFRRPIDMDITPQGVMYVLEYGSVYGADNDDARLVRVDYNDGNRAPVAVISAADTIGLAPLKVSFNSNSSYDFDEDDQLKYEWIFEDGKVGSTEANPEHTFNNKGVYKVILKVSDPSGAASADTMEIKAGNTLPQVAISTTGNSSFYFGNELRDYTVAATDKEDAAIDPLRMHVQLRYIPKDAGTWKVTNGNGELVMPGRILIETSDCGACHQFDKTVIGPAFTEVAKRYNNKPGEIPRLAGKIITGGAGVWGNHYMNAHPQLSKESAATIVKYILSLADQATQDSLPATGSVQLKQAAGRQNGTFILSASYTDAGNGVVPLTTTSQLVLRTPKIEAEDADALSRIRRNKNELGSIHNNSYFVLRGIDLTGISKVNYYYSSERLAATVEIHIDGPRGAVISTLNYPSTGSWSAYKQLSAAITATQGRHDLYFVFKKDTEPNHDLFSLDWLSFDK, from the coding sequence ATGAAAAGAATCATCGCCGCATGTTGTGTTGTTATTGTTGCAATACTGTTTAACGGCTGTGCATCTGAGAGCGGCCCCGCAATATTGGTGTTCACTAAAACAAAAGGCTATCACCACGAGTCTATACCTGCCGGCGTTGCAGCCATACAAAAGCTGGGAAAAGAAAATGGTTTTGGTGTTGATACAACTTCCGACGCTACCGTTTTCAATGATGATGATCTTAAAAAATACCGTGCAATAGTTTTCTTAAGTACCACGGGAAACCTGCTTAATGCAGATCAGCAGGTAGCATTCCAGCGTTACATAGAAGCAGGCGGAGGGTTTATGGGCATACATGCCGCAGCAGATGCCGAATATAGCTGGGGCTGGTACAACAAGCTGGTGGGCGCATATTTTAAAAGCCACCCCAGCGACCCTAATGTTCGTAAAGCAACCATTGTGGTACAGGATACCACACAGGCGGCCACGAAGGGCCTGCCGGAAAAATGGGAACGTACCGATGAATGGTACAACTATAAAAACATCAGCGCAGACCTTACGGTACTGGCCACGCTTGATGAAGACAGTTATGAAGGTGGTGAGAACGGCAGAAATCACCCCATTGCATGGTATCATGCATATGATGGTGGCCGCGCTTTTTACACCGGTGGTGGCCATACAACAGAAAGTTATAGTGAGCCATTGTTCCTGCAGCATATTGCAGGTGGTATTAAATACGCCATGGGTGCAGATACTGCAAAACTCGATTATGCAAAAGCATATGCCATAAAAGCACCCGAAGAAAACAGGTTCACCAAAACGGTGCTTACCAACGATCTGAATGAACCCATGGAGATAGCTGTACTAAAAAGCGGTGTAGTATATATCGTGGAGCGTTCAGGCAATTTTTTTGCATACAAACCTGCTGACAATACCACGAAGCTTATTCATACATTTAAAGTATTGCCAGACACAAAAGAAGCATTTGGAAATGGTGTATTGGGTATGACGATTGACCCGGACTTCGATACCAATAAGTTTGTGTATATCTTTTATTCGCCCGATTCGCTGCCTGCGCACCAGAATATTTCCCGCTTTACCATGATCAAAGAAGATTCTATTGATCTTGCTTCCGAAAAAGTAATAATACAGGTACCCATAGATCTTGAAGTAAGCGCACATACAGGCGGTTCGCTTGCATGGGATAAAAACAAAAATCTGTTTATCTCAACCGGCGATAATACAGTTCCGTTTGAGTCCAACGGTTACGCACCACTCGATGAAAGAAAGGGAAGGATCATTTACGATGCGCAACGCTCTGCAGGTAATACCAATGACCTTCGTGGTAAGGTACTGCGTATTCACCCGGAAGCAAACGGCAGTTATACAGTACCCGACGGCAACCTTTTCGCAAAAGGTACTGCAGGTACAAGACCGGAAATATATACCATGGGTTGCCGTAACCCTTACCGCATTTCTGTAAACCAGGAAACCTCCACCGTTTACTGGGGCGAAGTTGGTCCTGATGCAGGCGAAGATTCCAAAACAGACCCTCGTGGTTATGATGAGATCAACCAGGCCAAAAAGCCGGGCAATTATGGCTGGCCTTATTTTGTTGGCGATAGCAAACCTTACCACGATTCTGATTTTGCCACACAGGCAATTGGTGAATTGTTTGATGTAAACGGCGCAGCCAATAACTCGCCCAACAATACAGGGCTAAAAAAATTACCTGCGGCAACCAAAGCTATGATCTGGTATCCTTATGGCCTTTCAACAGAATTTCCTGATCTGGGTGAAGGTGGCAGAACGGCAATAGCCGGCCAGTTCTACCATTACAATAAGCAGCAGGCTAAAAAGAATGGTATCCCCGATTATTACGACAATTGCCTCTTTATAATGGACTGGATGCGTAACTGGATTTTCGCCGTTCGTTTTGATGAAAATGAAAACTACAAACGCATGGAACCATTTATGCCGCTTACCGGCGACTTCCGGAGACCGATAGATATGGATATTACGCCGCAGGGTGTAATGTATGTGCTGGAGTATGGCTCTGTTTACGGTGCAGACAACGATGACGCAAGACTTGTGCGTGTTGATTACAACGATGGCAACAGGGCGCCGGTGGCCGTTATCAGCGCAGCAGACACCATTGGCCTTGCGCCTTTAAAAGTAAGTTTCAACAGCAACAGTAGTTACGATTTCGATGAAGACGACCAGTTGAAATATGAGTGGATATTTGAAGATGGAAAAGTTGGCTCAACCGAAGCTAACCCTGAGCATACTTTTAATAATAAAGGTGTATACAAAGTAATACTTAAAGTAAGCGACCCCTCGGGAGCAGCTTCAGCAGATACAATGGAGATCAAAGCGGGTAATACACTGCCGCAGGTAGCCATCAGCACTACCGGTAACAGTTCTTTTTATTTTGGTAATGAACTCAGGGATTACACTGTAGCCGCCACAGATAAAGAAGATGCGGCAATAGATCCGCTGCGTATGCACGTACAACTCAGGTATATACCTAAAGATGCCGGTACATGGAAAGTTACAAACGGTAACGGAGAACTGGTAATGCCCGGGCGCATATTAATTGAAACAAGCGATTGTGGCGCCTGTCACCAGTTTGATAAAACGGTCATTGGGCCCGCCTTTACGGAAGTGGCAAAGCGTTACAACAATAAACCCGGTGAAATACCGCGGCTCGCCGGTAAGATCATCACCGGTGGTGCGGGTGTATGGGGTAATCATTATATGAACGCACACCCGCAGCTGAGCAAAGAAAGTGCGGCAACAATCGTGAAGTATATCTTATCACTGGCAGATCAGGCAACACAGGACAGTCTTCCTGCAACAGGCAGTGTTCAGTTAAAGCAGGCCGCCGGAAGACAAAACGGCACGTTCATTTTATCAGCTTCTTATACAGACGCAGGCAATGGCGTAGTGCCGCTCACCACTACAAGCCAGCTTGTTTTGCGCACTCCTAAAATAGAAGCAGAAGATGCAGATGCCCTCAGCCGTATACGCAGAAATAAAAACGAACTTGGCAGCATCCACAACAACTCATATTTCGTATTGCGCGGTATCGATCTTACCGGCATCAGCAAAGTGAATTACTACTATTCTTCCGAACGCCTTGCGGCAACTGTAGAAATACATATCGACGGTCCCAGGGGTGCGGTAATCAGTACACTCAATTATCCTTCCACCGGAAGTTGGTCAGCATACAAACAGTTAAGTGCCGCCATTACTGCAACACAAGGCAGGCACGATCTGTATTTTGTATTTAAAAAAGATACAGAACCCAATCACGACCTGTTTTCTTTAGACTGGTTAAGTTTTGACAAGTAA
- a CDS encoding GH92 family glycosyl hydrolase: MRITTGIVFFLFPFIIYAQNNAQYVNPFIGAINGAGKAGIYHGLGKTFPGATTPFGAVQVSPNTITGGDNGSGYSYEDSTIEGFAFTQMSGVGWFGDLGNFLVMPGTGNIKTWSGKPGDAKAGYRSHYANQQAGAGYYAVQLTDYNIKAEMTAAPHSGMMRFTFPANRQSHISIDLARRVGGTSTEQYVHVVNENTIEGWMKCTPDGGGWGNGDGRANYTVYFYAQFNKPLKDYGTWSASIPDTASRKREAIESDYYQQRIADAKIEKMAEKVQGKHLGFFSSFETKAGEQVLLKCGISFVSVEGARNNLQTELKHWDFDAAKAHAFNSWNRALSKINIKGGTKDERTVFYTALYHTMIDPRNVTDADGYYTGADQQKHRATTFQKRTIFSGWDVFRSQFPLQTLINPAVVNDMIASLVTMADESGNQYLERWELLNAYSGCMLGNPAVVVLADAYGKGINSYDKEKAYRYAVNTCGKFGNGDKGFSSAVSIANTLEYAFADWCLYKLAKETGHYADTLKYLQRSQAYKNIYDSTHHWFRPKKEDGSWEQWPATGRLTDWYGTFETNPYQQGWFVPHDINGMVDMMGGRQAVLSDLDSFFAHTPHDFSWNAYYNHANEPVHHVPYLYNALGQPWKTQYWTRTICSNAYKNDVDGLVGNEDVGQMSAWYVLSAAGLHPLNPAATTYEITSPAFEKIVIALDRHYAKAGSFTVAAKNNSSRNIYIQSATLNGKVYNKSSIDYQDILNGGKLELVMGPQPSLTWGLER; the protein is encoded by the coding sequence ATGCGTATAACAACAGGTATTGTCTTTTTTTTATTTCCCTTTATCATATATGCGCAAAACAACGCGCAATACGTAAACCCGTTCATTGGTGCCATCAATGGCGCCGGGAAAGCTGGTATATACCACGGCCTGGGCAAAACCTTTCCGGGCGCAACCACACCATTCGGCGCTGTGCAGGTTAGTCCAAACACCATCACTGGTGGAGACAACGGTTCTGGCTACAGTTATGAAGACAGTACCATTGAAGGGTTCGCATTTACACAAATGAGCGGCGTAGGCTGGTTTGGAGACCTGGGAAATTTCCTGGTAATGCCGGGAACAGGAAACATAAAAACCTGGAGCGGCAAACCTGGTGATGCGAAGGCCGGTTACCGGTCGCACTATGCAAACCAGCAGGCAGGTGCTGGTTATTATGCGGTGCAACTAACAGACTACAATATAAAAGCAGAAATGACGGCAGCACCGCATAGCGGTATGATGCGGTTTACATTTCCTGCAAACAGGCAGTCGCATATTTCCATAGATCTTGCCCGAAGGGTAGGAGGTACATCTACCGAACAATACGTGCACGTAGTAAACGAAAATACCATTGAAGGTTGGATGAAATGTACACCAGACGGCGGTGGATGGGGTAACGGAGATGGCAGGGCAAACTATACCGTGTACTTCTACGCGCAGTTTAATAAACCGCTCAAAGATTACGGTACCTGGAGTGCCTCAATCCCTGATACAGCAAGCCGTAAACGTGAGGCGATTGAAAGTGATTATTACCAGCAACGTATAGCTGATGCAAAAATTGAAAAAATGGCGGAAAAGGTGCAGGGTAAGCATCTTGGTTTTTTCTCGTCTTTCGAAACCAAAGCAGGTGAGCAGGTATTGCTGAAATGTGGTATATCATTCGTATCGGTAGAAGGAGCTAGAAATAACCTGCAAACAGAATTGAAGCACTGGGATTTTGATGCTGCTAAAGCGCATGCTTTTAATAGCTGGAACCGGGCTTTGTCAAAGATCAATATTAAAGGGGGTACAAAAGATGAACGTACTGTTTTTTATACCGCATTGTATCATACCATGATCGACCCGCGTAACGTGACAGATGCAGATGGTTATTATACCGGCGCAGATCAGCAAAAACACCGCGCAACAACATTTCAGAAGCGTACCATCTTCAGCGGCTGGGATGTTTTCAGAAGCCAGTTTCCGCTACAGACGTTAATCAACCCCGCCGTAGTAAATGATATGATCGCATCATTGGTTACAATGGCTGATGAGAGCGGTAACCAATACCTTGAGCGGTGGGAGCTTCTAAATGCCTACAGCGGCTGTATGTTGGGCAACCCGGCCGTGGTGGTACTGGCAGATGCTTATGGAAAAGGGATCAACAGTTACGATAAAGAAAAAGCATACCGGTATGCTGTAAACACCTGCGGAAAATTTGGCAATGGCGACAAAGGCTTTAGTTCAGCCGTTTCAATTGCCAACACGCTCGAATATGCATTTGCAGACTGGTGTTTATACAAGCTTGCAAAAGAAACCGGTCACTATGCGGATACCTTAAAATACCTGCAAAGATCGCAGGCATATAAAAATATTTACGACAGTACGCACCACTGGTTCCGGCCCAAAAAAGAAGATGGCAGTTGGGAGCAATGGCCTGCTACGGGCAGGCTTACAGACTGGTACGGCACTTTTGAAACCAATCCTTACCAGCAAGGTTGGTTTGTACCCCATGACATCAATGGTATGGTAGATATGATGGGTGGAAGACAGGCCGTGCTTTCAGATCTCGATTCTTTCTTTGCCCACACCCCACATGATTTTTCATGGAACGCATATTACAATCATGCCAACGAACCGGTACATCATGTGCCGTACCTGTATAACGCCCTTGGGCAGCCGTGGAAAACACAATACTGGACAAGAACGATATGCAGCAATGCGTATAAAAATGATGTGGATGGTTTGGTAGGCAATGAAGACGTTGGCCAAATGTCTGCGTGGTATGTATTGTCTGCCGCAGGCCTGCATCCTTTAAATCCTGCCGCAACCACTTACGAGATTACAAGTCCTGCTTTTGAAAAAATAGTAATTGCCCTCGACAGGCATTATGCAAAAGCTGGAAGTTTTACGGTTGCCGCAAAAAACAACAGCAGCCGGAACATTTATATACAAAGTGCCACACTGAATGGTAAAGTCTACAACAAGAGTAGCATCGATTACCAGGACATTCTTAATGGCGGCAAACTGGAATTGGTAATGGGGCCGCAACCGTCTTTAACGTGGGGGCTTGAAAGATAG
- a CDS encoding LacI family DNA-binding transcriptional regulator, whose protein sequence is MKKVLLKEIASIAGVVPSTVSCVLNGKAKERRISDDLAQKIKEIAEGVGYIPNQVAVSLRTGYSRILGLIVEDISNIFFATLAKVLEDEVQKHGYRVVYCSTENDKQKGTELLNMLYHRQVDGYIIAPALGMEESIKSLLKQHKPVVLVDRFFPGVGTTNVLVDNYGSTRKAIGFLLRQGYKRIAFVTTNRQMVQMQEREKAYKDELADSLSAVDEHIVLNIDYFNLYPAGREIITAFLLQNEGVDAVFFATNYLGMYGLQSLKTLGWKIPDRIAVVCFDDNDIFKLYSPGITCIRQPIHEIATAAAKRIIGQIESDRQPENEQVLIEGELVIRGSA, encoded by the coding sequence ATGAAAAAAGTATTACTGAAAGAAATTGCAAGCATAGCCGGGGTTGTTCCTTCCACCGTTTCGTGCGTATTAAATGGCAAGGCCAAAGAACGCAGGATAAGTGATGATCTCGCACAAAAAATAAAAGAAATAGCCGAAGGCGTAGGGTATATACCCAACCAGGTTGCCGTAAGCTTACGCACAGGTTATTCGCGTATACTGGGCTTAATCGTGGAAGATATTTCCAACATTTTTTTTGCCACACTGGCCAAAGTGCTGGAAGATGAAGTACAAAAGCATGGGTACCGCGTGGTATACTGCAGCACGGAAAATGATAAACAAAAAGGCACGGAATTACTGAATATGCTGTATCACCGGCAGGTAGATGGCTACATTATTGCACCCGCGCTGGGCATGGAAGAAAGCATAAAAAGCCTGCTGAAACAGCATAAGCCGGTGGTTTTGGTCGACAGGTTTTTTCCCGGGGTGGGCACCACCAATGTGCTGGTTGACAACTATGGCTCTACAAGGAAGGCCATTGGTTTTTTGCTGCGGCAGGGTTATAAGAGAATTGCTTTTGTTACAACCAACCGCCAGATGGTGCAGATGCAGGAACGGGAGAAAGCGTATAAGGATGAACTGGCAGATTCACTCTCAGCAGTGGATGAGCATATCGTGCTCAACATTGATTATTTCAATCTTTACCCGGCGGGCAGGGAGATCATTACTGCTTTTCTTTTGCAGAATGAAGGTGTGGACGCAGTATTTTTTGCAACAAATTACCTCGGTATGTATGGCCTGCAAAGCCTGAAGACTCTTGGCTGGAAAATTCCGGATAGGATTGCCGTGGTATGTTTTGATGACAATGACATTTTCAAACTGTATTCGCCGGGTATCACCTGTATAAGGCAGCCCATTCATGAAATTGCTACGGCTGCCGCAAAGAGGATTATCGGGCAGATCGAATCTGACCGGCAGCCGGAAAATGAACAGGTGTTGATAGAAGGCGAACTGGTTATAAGGGGGTCTGCATAG